Proteins found in one Mytilus edulis chromosome 2, xbMytEdul2.2, whole genome shotgun sequence genomic segment:
- the LOC139511975 gene encoding perlucin-like protein — MKDKMKTELLFFNFLVLSNFILVCTTNTGDIIIERNSVIPGKGVSTIVRSELACTFLCLKDKDCCFANYRDSTKECMVGMSMCHAETISENGWTFLRRGSAYKNKVFFYFGNAVPWNDAQGYCGSFGMRLASVSNSDENKFLKSLTTQSSGVWLGGSDLLQEDKWKWDKPTRSITYYDWGYYNGIPQPNDLFNQDCLTYGLSDPFETQYTWDDQTCSNDYPFLCERIVRVDSENWPIE; from the exons ATGAAGGACAAAATGAAAAcagaattacttttttttaattttttggttttGAGTAATTTCATTTTAGTGTGTACTACGAATACAGGTGATATAATCATTGAGAGGAATTCAGTAATTCCAGGTAAAGGTGTGTCTACTATAGTACGATCTGAGTTAGCATGCACGTTTCTTTGCTTAAAAGACAAGGATTGCTGTTTTGCTAATTATAGGGATTCAACAAAGGAATGTATGGTGGGAATGAGCATGTGCCATGCAGAAACCATTAGTGAAAATGGCTGGACATTTCTAAGAAGAG GTAGTGCTTACAAGAACAAGGTTTTTTTCTACTTCGGGAATGCAGTGCCTTGGAATGATGCGCAA GGATATTGTGGCAGTTTTGGTATGAGACTTGCTTCTGTCAGTAATTCAGATGAAAACAAATTCTTGAAATCTCTCACTACTC AGAGTTCGGGAGTATGGTTGGGAGGTTCAGATTTGTTACAAGAGGATAAGTGGAAATGGGACAAACCAACACGATCGATAACCTATTATGACTGGGGATATTATAATGGGATTCCTCAGCCAAATGATTTATTTAACCAAGACTGTTTAACATATGGCCTAAGCGATCCCTTTGAAACTCAATATACATGGGATGACCAAACATGTTCAAATGATTATCCGTTCTTATGCGAAAG gaTTGTTCGCGTTGATAGTGAAAACTGGCCAATTGAATGA